In Oryzias melastigma strain HK-1 linkage group LG14, ASM292280v2, whole genome shotgun sequence, the DNA window CAGCAGCGTGACAGAGAGTTTCAGCTCAGTAAGTAAAAACTAGCATTTTACACAAGCTGGTTTTCGccagatgatgttgttttggTCGCAGTGTAGAGCTGCTTAAAGTGGTCGGGAGATtaggtagaaaacaaaaacaactaggACCGTGTTGATGAAATcgatttgaattaaatttagcTTAATAGAGCaataataattgattcataaaaatatagatcatcACCTTCTTAAATGCAAATGAGATCCTGGAACCTTCACAGTCAGGGTTTAGGTCCAGACACAGAACAGAAACcgcactttaaaatgttttaattatgttttaatagCAACAGATCATGTGATCTGGTTGTTCTTTCGACCCAGATGATCATGAGATCCTGATTAGTCGGCTGGAACAATAGGCGGGGATTTTGGGGGAAGCTCTACGGTGGATGCAGTCTTACCTACAGACCGGTCTTTCTGTGTCATAATGGGCTCTCACTTATCAAAGTGTTACCCCCTGAAGTGGGGGGTCCCCCAGGGGTCGGTTCAGGGCTCTTTGCTATTTTCTATTTACATTTGTTGCCATTGGGATTGTTGTTTCGGAAGCATGTGGTGGATTTCCACCTCTATGCTGACGATTGTCAGATTTATGTCCCTATATGAAAGGGACCAGACCGCACAGTTAAAACGATAATCAACTGCCTGGCTGGAGTCAAGCTGAGGATGTCGGCTAACTTTCTTGGcctcaatgaaaacaaaacagaggtAATTATGTTTACCCCTAGTGGTCAAAGGTATCATGATTTGGATCTCCTCTCTCTTGTCCCTTTTGAACAGTCTGTGGTCACAAGCTTGGGTGTGAAACTTGATGCTGCTCCTAAACTCGAACAGATcctgctttttttcaaatgtgagGTTTGGCTAGGATCAAGTCTTTTATCTCAAAAAAGAACCTTGAAATTGTCACCCATGCCTTTGTGCTGTCCAGACTATACTATTGCAGCTCTCTATATGCTGGGTTACCTAAGGCTTCAGTAGCCAGGCTGCAGCTGATccaaatgcagcagcaagatttatttgtggggcaaaaaacaaagtttgaccACATAACCCCGATCTTGGCCTCTTTGAACTGGTTGCCAGtgctttttatcaaaattcttgtttttacttttaagtcatTGCTGGTACGGCACCTCCTTATCTCTCCAGTGGTTTTGAATCACTCCCCCACTAAGTCCTTACGCTCTGCGGACCAGTGTAGGCTTCTGGTTTCCAGAACCAAATGTGAGTTCAGGGGGGGATCGTGCTTTTGCTGTGTTGGCTCCTAAACTCTGGGATCAGTTTCCTCCAGCTATTAGAGACGTCACGCTCTTGGAgagttttaattcaattcagttcaactttatttatatagcccaaaatcacaaaaagaaatggcctcatttggcttttaaaaaaataattgttcctTTATTACAGCCTTTTAGCATCAGcctaatatttttattctattctatgttGGTTTTaatctctgttttaaaattgttttgtttggttttatgctttttattatgttttactgTTGCACAAtcctctgtttgttttccttgtgtacagcactGGTGGAAGGTGCttcataaatgaaatgaaatgtagtagattatttatgtgtttctaaacaattgtgtctaaatatgtaaactgtgtgaactcaaaactgaattgaggatcgaaagaatcggaaaaaattggaattgaatcgatccaggctcttgtgaatcgaatcgtttctggaaattattttcaatACCCTGCCCTAAAAACAAGATGCTGAACTACTAGttattttatcataaataattaaatatcatctcgTCGGCATTTTAAATCTATACAAGTATcgctaaataaaatattgcgaAATATCGctgaatcgatttttccctacaccccctAGTGCTAACAGCAAATGAAAAACTCAGAGTTCATTTTCTTCTGCATAAAAAGGAACCATCTGATCTTCCAGAGGAGATTTCTCACATTAGATCATCTAGGATTAGAACCGAACTGGAGGACGAGATTAAAACTCTCATCTGAGTCTAAGTGTCTCAATAAAAAGTAGTTATTTTGGCATCAGAATAAACATGAAGGATCTTGGCTGCTGTCTCCAGCTGCAACACATCTGACAGAAAAGGTCAGATAGACAGAGAAGACAACACCCTGATGTTGTGTGTTGACCCCTCACCTTAGCTGGGGCCGTTATAGGTGATGTAGCAATCAGGGTGCTGTTTGtagaggtcatgtgacctgcagGAAGAGGAAGTGAAAGCAGAAGCTATTAGAATAGAAAGTCATGCAGCAGTAAAGTCCACAGCATTTCCTCTGTGAGTCAGTCTTCTGCAACAGGAAATCTCACTGATGAATGAAGGAACATGCAGACGGTGAAGAGGTTCTTCCAGCTTTCACATCGTTCAGCTGGTTGTTCTGTGCAGCTGAACACAGAGCTGAAACAGATTTATATTTAGCAAGAATGTAGGAACAAAGTTCAGCCCTGCAGGACCTCCTCTCTACAGTCAGTCTGTACCAAGAAGCAAAAGCTTCGGGAAAGGCAGCAGATCCATGCAGGTAACCCCACAGATTACCTGCTCATGCTGTAACTTTCCaaatgttaacacaataattccagattctgaagaagaaaagcttttCAATGTGTCACTATACtcctcagaatctgctggaattagattgatttaaatattacagtaaacaaagaacacaaacatttgaGCCCCGTGTTAAAGGGGTAAGTGAACCGTGCTGAGGCCAGATGAACAGAGGACTGATCGCTAAACGTGTTTATTCTCCAAAGCTGTGACATCAGCAATGATGCCCAACGTGTTAAAAACGTTTCAGTGTAAAACCCCAAAGCAAACCAAAAGCTACCAACAACACGACAACTCTGGAGACAGAtcaaagtggaaaacaaaaaatatttttttatttttctttatgtttctttatgttttctttatgcTCTTTCATTTCTGAGCGAGTTGTGAActgaaaaatgcaataaaacttCTGATAGTTTTCTATAATACTTTTCAAAGAAAGCTCTAAAGCACGAGTCAAAGTCAGGCCTGGGGGTCGGATCCAACTcgccaggtaattatatccggccctccagataaagttattttattattattaatgaccagatgttatcttgcacttatttttaacttctataattttgacaaaatatatttttatggagagcaaaacattgaaagtaatttaaggtttaagttgttttattctggaataatattccagaatttttattattcaaaataatccaagaagttacatttttgttttaaaaattggcattctgttagctttttggattattttggcatttactaaaatgtttaggctattttggagtttaaaagtacacaagtcttttgtgaggtaatagagggtgacctgtagaacaaggatATAGTATCCAggccctggaattatggaccaaagtctatttatttacattcaaagatgACCATCGTAAcatatttctcgtcaaaaatgcaaagtttaactactattttttcaaaaactatacagtgaaAGTACAAAAGTCTCCTTGtggtaatagagggtgacctgtacaACAAACATATAGTGTCcaaggcctggaattatggatcaaagtctttttattcaaattcagaaatggctattttgacttatttctcatcaaaaatgcaaagtttaagtactattttttcaaaaactatacagtaaaagtacacaagtctttgtgaggtaaaagagggtgacctgtagaagAAGGATATAGTATCcaaggcctggaattatggactcatttattttttaaatgattttatttaacttcattattgaaaactctaaacatttatttttagaaaggacataataaataacagattattagTACAAATATCCACTGATAGAATACGTAGTTTtgttatagaattttatttctctttttcattttactccgagcacatctgacgttctaatgctccaacagaaagctcttccaccgagtttcatgctctgccgtaaaccgtgtaatacgggtgcatgacttttttgtagcACGGCTGGCTTGACCACGGCTGAGtgaacagcggctcacttgaccgcagttgttttccgtctgttcttctgttgctgcacTAATCCCATCCATTCgcggagaaaggttccacatgcagcttttctcgtgtgacacgccgctggactgcttttagcgctcaataTAATCGAGAAAACCCGGTTGATTTTcgaaataaaagatttctgactcaaaaacaaacaaacaaacaaaaaaaaagtccctaaattcttccgcggcccggtggcaatgggtctgcggcccggtggttggggaccactgatgtAGAGTTTGTAGAACCATTGTTTTTTGCCTCCTTCTATTTATAAAAGTGCAGATTTGCACAACCTCTctaagagaaaaagaaaaaaagagaagaggacaaagatgacagtaatttatttatttagatatttttgaaataaaaactaacttttaaaCAATTACTTTAATGCTGTGCTTGATCAGTTGTACATAAAACGATTAGATTGAAACTATATTTTCAGAACCAATGGAAAAACTGCATCTACTGGATGTAGAGAACATTTGTACACATTATGGACATCAGGAATCTGGACAGCAAAACAAGTCAAACAAGTAGAACAATTCTGTCCTGGCTCAAACCTGACTGCAGTGAGGAGAACCCAAAACGTTTTCCATCAGCTACATTTTATAATGCTTCTTCTGAGCtgaaacagaacttttgttcATGAAACTTCAGCTCTTCATCTGTTGTGTTTGTTAAAGAActtctccaatgaaaattgtgtttttagtattttttttaacatgttcttgtaacatttttcttataattaaggacataaataaagaaaattaaacttaaaattgcacaCTTGATAATTCTTTGTTCACActgaaataaagtttaagagtttatttatttaaattaaggGACAATGCTCACAGGAACATTGATCgtgtgaaatttaaaaagatgtgttgtGTTTATGTTAGCTTACTTTTCTAACCTTTTCTCTGAGTTTTCTCATTATCACcattaaaaatatgcattatCTCATGGTCACAACTGTGACTGTGGGATTTTAATTCTCCAGTGAAGTCCTactgccctgcagaaactatgtcctagacaaCGACACTTGTTTCTGAATTTGAGCTAAAAAATGGCAGCATcataattagaagaccactgggaactcttttacaatagatcaaaagatgattagattgtgactttaaacatccctcctcatcctcatcagTGTGTGTTTGGTACCTGCAGTTGGAGTTGCTGCTGTCGTCTGAGGACTGTCTGATGATGAAGATGTCGTGTCTGATGAAGGTGTGGTGGTCAGACGTGGAGCTGAAACACATCATGGATGATTGAGGAAGATTTTTAAGATTCAAAAACCTGATAATTCTTTGATCATTCCCTTACCTCTTTTCACAGTCAAGTTGACATGATGTTTCTCATCATTGAACGGTCCAGAAATCTCCACTCTGCATCCGTACAGTCCAGTATCTTCCTCTGTGATGTTCATGATGGTGAGAGAAACGTCTCCTTCATCCAGTCGTCCCTTCAGCTGATACCTGCTGGAGACTCTGGtttcttctttcactttatATCCGTCTGTGGCGAGGAGCTGGTGGCTGCAGCGGCTGTTAGGAACAGGACCTCGACCCCAGCACACCTCTGTAGGTCCGTTGGTTTTTATGTCATATTTACAGGGCAGAGTGATGTTCTGACCTGTTTGTCCAGTGACTGCAACACATTCAGAGACTGAAGACAGAAACAGACATACAGCTTTTGAAACTTCAGCAcctcaaaccacaaactctTCTTCACATTCTGCAGTTCAGTTTCTCTTTGAGCACTTTCCTGTTTCTGAAACATCAATTATTAAGGCCATCAAATGACCAAAAGAAGTCAAAGAGGAGACCTGTTGTCCTGGATCTTCTCcacaaacagatgttt includes these proteins:
- the LOC112138639 gene encoding hepatitis A virus cellular receptor 1 homolog; its protein translation is MKILVLLLVLLTVSECVAVTGQTGQNITLPCKYDIKTNGPTEVCWGRGPVPNSRCSHQLLATDGYKVKEETRVSSRYQLKGRLDEGDVSLTIMNITEEDTGLYGCRVEISGPFNDEKHHVNLTVKRAPRLTTTPSSDTTSSSSDSPQTTAATPTAGHMTSTNSTLIATSPITAPAKEVPMLVLASVVFLLLVLVTAGVLIMMNRRWKNQKVLSPPPKMQMQSPTRVEENIYQMDAKVDGDYEMCP